A stretch of the Aggregicoccus sp. 17bor-14 genome encodes the following:
- a CDS encoding GNAT family N-acetyltransferase gives MPPTAFTALDTPRLRLRRFRDTDLKAFVAYRALPEVARFQSWSDYDEARGRALIESMQALQPGTPGQWFQFALEERASTTLVGDLAFKVSESEPREAEVGFTLSPAHQGRGYGTEALRALLDYAFGTLKLHRVIAITDALNAPAAALLERVGMRREAHYVENVWFKGAWGSEFLYAQLAREWSVR, from the coding sequence ATGCCCCCAACCGCCTTCACAGCGCTCGACACCCCGCGCCTGCGCCTGCGCCGCTTCCGCGACACGGACCTGAAGGCCTTCGTGGCCTACCGTGCGCTGCCCGAGGTGGCGCGCTTCCAGAGCTGGAGCGACTACGACGAGGCCCGTGGCCGCGCGCTCATCGAGAGCATGCAGGCGCTGCAGCCCGGAACCCCGGGCCAGTGGTTCCAGTTCGCGCTCGAGGAGCGCGCGAGCACCACGCTGGTGGGAGACCTCGCCTTCAAGGTGAGCGAGAGCGAGCCGCGCGAGGCGGAGGTGGGCTTCACGCTCTCGCCCGCGCACCAGGGCCGCGGCTACGGCACGGAGGCCCTGCGCGCCCTGCTCGACTACGCCTTCGGAACCCTGAAGCTGCACCGTGTCATCGCCATCACGGACGCGCTGAACGCCCCGGCCGCCGCGCTGCTCGAGCGCGTGGGGATGCGGCGCGAGGCGCACTACGTGGAGAACGTCTGGTTCAAGGGCGCGTGGGGCAGCGAGTTCCTCTACGCACAGCTCGCGCGCGAGTGGTCGGTCCGCTGA
- a CDS encoding right-handed parallel beta-helix repeat-containing protein, which yields MAGDARTASQIATETGFTGLTNLDPSNIRHVALGGVDQPSRGTVAAPWATIAYAVSRLQPGQTLFIHAGTYNNMVVTLDGAVDGSSSAPITIMGAIGESKPILVGSPIKAMFTVTKSYWILRDLTIDMNNQRQAAVLFTTAGAHHSALIGSEVRRSTNGTAIQIEKGAHDIVVRWNKIHDNYQAQRCDEPVPEGCGTSGTCESSSNLCVGTLNGSVRTCSTHSDCGSQYFCSYENICRKRADAHAVGVIGESRDVTVEENTMFDNSGDAIQCQGPATGGGGTTRPYNITFKNNTAYGTASARGVVENAVDIKDCDQVSVSGGNFYGFYEPKGESSNQAIVMHFGANKVLVEDVKIHDSCGGIGTGNSANDQVTNLVFRRNRFYGLGSGCPKSSGGIVLGKTHEADIGWNTFHNITGAGISLAEQYTQAGMHVGEVYVFNNIFSNVDYSMGLAWLYAIDIETFHNLHYRSSGAPQFRCQFNAVGLEDWHWCGNERGDFNLEYYGTQVGSPLFVTNPEVNDFYTQPLSPARNSATAYPGKTVCGGAGDIGALESDC from the coding sequence GTGGCCGGCGATGCTCGGACTGCATCGCAAATCGCAACCGAGACCGGATTCACCGGCCTGACAAACCTAGACCCTTCGAACATTCGCCATGTGGCGCTCGGGGGTGTCGACCAACCTTCGAGAGGAACCGTTGCGGCCCCATGGGCAACGATAGCTTATGCCGTAAGCCGACTTCAGCCGGGACAGACGCTATTTATCCACGCGGGCACATACAACAATATGGTTGTTACTCTCGATGGCGCAGTTGACGGCTCGTCGAGTGCCCCTATCACAATCATGGGAGCAATTGGCGAGTCCAAGCCAATTCTCGTCGGGTCGCCCATCAAGGCGATGTTTACCGTCACAAAGAGCTATTGGATCTTGCGCGACCTGACAATCGACATGAACAACCAGCGGCAAGCAGCCGTCTTGTTCACAACTGCAGGCGCGCACCACTCCGCGCTCATCGGGTCAGAGGTGCGTCGCAGTACCAATGGGACGGCAATTCAGATTGAAAAGGGCGCGCACGATATCGTCGTTCGGTGGAACAAAATCCACGACAACTACCAAGCGCAGCGGTGCGACGAACCAGTTCCAGAAGGCTGCGGGACAAGCGGCACATGCGAATCCAGCAGCAATCTCTGCGTGGGCACGTTGAATGGCAGCGTCCGAACTTGCTCGACTCACTCGGATTGCGGCTCACAATACTTCTGCAGTTACGAAAACATCTGCAGAAAACGCGCGGATGCGCATGCCGTTGGTGTCATTGGCGAATCCAGAGATGTGACGGTCGAAGAAAACACGATGTTCGACAACTCTGGCGACGCCATTCAGTGTCAAGGTCCAGCGACGGGCGGGGGAGGAACGACACGCCCATACAACATCACCTTCAAGAACAACACCGCTTACGGTACTGCATCTGCCAGAGGAGTGGTTGAGAACGCCGTCGACATCAAGGACTGCGACCAGGTATCCGTCTCAGGGGGGAACTTCTACGGGTTTTACGAACCTAAGGGCGAGAGTTCAAACCAAGCGATCGTGATGCACTTTGGAGCAAACAAGGTGTTGGTGGAGGATGTGAAAATCCACGATTCGTGCGGCGGAATCGGAACCGGAAACAGCGCCAACGACCAAGTAACAAACCTCGTCTTCCGCAGAAACAGATTCTACGGCCTCGGCTCCGGCTGTCCCAAGTCGAGTGGTGGAATTGTACTGGGGAAAACGCACGAGGCTGACATTGGCTGGAACACATTCCACAACATTACGGGAGCAGGAATCTCGCTCGCAGAGCAGTACACCCAAGCGGGCATGCATGTGGGGGAAGTGTACGTGTTCAACAATATTTTCAGTAACGTTGACTACTCGATGGGCCTGGCGTGGCTTTACGCAATCGACATTGAGACGTTTCACAACCTCCATTATCGGAGCTCTGGCGCTCCGCAATTCCGGTGCCAGTTCAATGCTGTTGGGCTCGAGGATTGGCATTGGTGTGGAAACGAGCGTGGCGACTTCAATCTTGAGTACTACGGGACTCAGGTTGGCTCCCCGCTCTTTGTGACAAATCCAGAGGTCAACGATTTCTACACCCAACCGCTCTCTCCCGCGCGCAATAGTGCAACCGCATATCCGGGAAAAACCGTGTGCGGCGGAGCGGGCGACATTGGTGCGTTGGAAAGCGATTGCTAG